TATAGTTATATCAAACCGTCAATTCATAATAAGCAGAAAATGAGTGGTCAAAGTAACATCCTATATTGCATCTCGCACATCACCATGCACTCTCATCATACGAATTGCTTGTATACGAACGAAATACTTATTTTAAAAGGGGTTATATAatccactaaccactaacaaCACAGATATTCAATATTTAGCAGCCGGGTACTCAATTAAATGCGAAACAGGCCGCGACAAAATGTTTGCTTCGTGTGTTAATTATACCAATGCGATGAGTGCAGTTTTAATAAAAACGAGAAGGAAATGCATATGTAAAGGAGAttcttgaaaacaaaaacaaaaaaattggttgtAAGGGGGCGGAGATATTTATTAGAAGGGCGAATTAAACTCTGAAATTTGGAGAAAATTTCTGTCGCAATTTGGGCGAATGATTATCTggttattctctctctctctctctcgctctctctctggtATTATATAACATTTCATCCGAGCAATAGCGGCGAGACGAGACGAGGAGACGTGCACACGGCGCGTGTTTGCCGCCAGCTGAAATTCACACGCCGCCCTTCAGCATCCATCAGCAGCAGTCGTATAGGTACGGTATCATCATTCCGGAGATTAGATATCAATTGGGAAGCAAAGTTGCGGAGGATCAGAACTGTATATGTACAGATTTAAGGAGATAGACATAGATACAACACAACTACATATACAAGAGAGCAGAGACGatagagagacgagagagagcaAGTAATAGATGAGAGAAAACGGCAAAGAATGAGAGAGAAGGGTATATAGAGACGGATCATGAACAGGATGAAACTGTGAATGCAACGGAATGCAATATATAGAGTGTGTGGTgggtatatatacgtatatagtaGACGACAGTGAATGAGATGGTGTCTATATATTAGTGAACAGCGGAGATGCATTTTTGGGTTACTAAAGtagatgtatgtgtgtgtgagagattCGGGGCCAACCATCAAGCAGAATATGCCGAAAACAATACAGaatttcttgtgtttttttttgtgtttttttggtgggggggaggagggttttttcttgagaaagTTTTCATGAGACACGTGCTGTTTATGACGCGGTTATACACACATAGAAGTTGAGGGGAGAGGAGATCTTCTACAACAAGGACCTAGGGAGACGAAGGATTCCGTTGGCCACGGCTGCCACCAGCACACAAATCGGGCCCATCCACCGTGGGCGGAAAGGAATTGACGAGATGGATCCACTAGACGCTAACCAGAAAGTGAAAATTTTGCGCATTAATTACGTGCCGTCAGTGAAGTTGGTGGGGAATTAAGAGCTTCAtgtctaataataatatcaacatgaatttaaaaattcccaAAGAATCAATAAACATGAATACTAATATATACAGCTGGAAATCTTTAGTAGAATTTAACCGTTGAAACAAGGTTTTATACACAAAGGATGAACTGCTATCTAGGTGTCTATCACTCTATATGTGTGATTTACTGAGGTTCAAAGTAAAGCCTGAGTGCAGGTTAATAGGCATTCTCTCATTAAAATTTGAACCAGAAAtgaatttggttttttaattatttatccaAACGTGTAATGATATACGCAGTGCTGTAGATGATTATATacgattatatatatattgacgCAAATACCCTCTGCTGCTGTGGTTCGGAGGTGCTCTGCTGGCACTTAGCAAAATCCCGCCCATCGTCTATCTTGATACACCTTATACTTTCAGCCGTGTCTTGTAGCTACTTAGCATCGCTTCGTCTTCGTGCCGAAATGCTGACCGATATTAGATATAGGAGAACTGGTCTAGTATATATATGAGGGCATGTATCTAATTGATATCGATCGCTGGCCCATTTGTTCGCCGTAAAGAACGCCCTCCGTGACTGCAGACTGGCAGCATGTATAGTACCGCTACGGGAGGTAGTAACGAACTCACGGTCAATCGAACATGTCCTTCAGCCTTGCATCATATCGATCTACCTTTATTCCTTCCTTATTCgccttttatatatatacaacagCAGAGACCACATTTTGAATAAACATCATGCGAATtacgaaataataattaagacgaataaaagaatttcctatattatgtgtaaaaaatagaaaatagattTCGGTTATTGCTCTTGTCTCGTTAGACGTCTGGCGTAATCGTCGTGGAAGCTTTACCCGCTGTATTAGCTGATCGCCAGCCAAGTTGTTCTCTGTGTTACAGTTAATAAGTGGCGCGGGGGAGGCATCTCATCATGCGGGTCAAGTAATGCAGGAGCACTTGGTACAGCGCACAGTACAAAGCAACATAGCTACAATAACTTATTATTCTTTTGGAAGAAATTTCTGCAAGTTACGCGAAATTTGGAGATGAGGTGtcaactgtttaattattaaatCCTCTTTACttgctgtgtgtgtacatcTATGTATATACACTTGGGCgctactttttgttttatgaacTAGACTTATAGCCTAGAAGAGAAGACGGAACTGCTGATACCGCCCATCCAACTACCGTTTGCGTACGAATTACAGTTTACAGATTAGAAGAGCTCAAAAGTTTATGCTTTTCCGCATTAGAGTACGCAGCAGCATTCACTTCCATTCAGCGAAATGCCTAAATTCTCATGCACAAGTTCTGGACTACAGATTAGTACGATAAATCTACTCTTGAAATAATAAAGTCTCATAAATTATCAGACTCATTTTCTTGCATTGTTTTCAACTTTCAAATCATCCACTAccccaaaaaaagtttttaaaaccttcaattcGGCTCAGACATGTTCGTATATAATAACTAGAAGcctaagttgaattttttttattttcctaataGCCACAAACTTTTGAGAAAACTTAAGGACAAATATAAGAACTCAAGATGGAATGTTTCTCAGCCGAACGGCAATTAGTAAAATTGTTAAGGTCCAACAACTTTATGGGTTCATAGGCCTAGTCCTCGCTACCAATTTGGAAATAGGATTACGCgtaaattttatttgcctTACTAAGTTCATTTTAAATagactgtaaaaaaaatatgcataTGTTTTAATAAGCTGATTTGCGCTATACCTTGTAATTCCCGAATAATTCTTAGAATCATAATTCCCGCaactatttattatttttattccattaaattttttttgtttttttgtttttttttttgtttttaattaatataCCTTCAAATCGAACTTCCGAACTCATTGACATTGTTTCGATGATCAACGGGTTGTAGAAGTGTTCGGGCGGGCTGGTCCTCCCGCCGTCGTTCGTCTCGTAGCCGCCCAGCGACGCGGTGGAAGCTGCCGGCGGCGGATTATTATTGCTGTTGCTGTGGtactggttgttgttgtggtgagAGTTGTCCGACggaaaggaattgacggaagtgACACAGCGCAGCGTCAGTTTCCCCTCGTTTTGCAGATGCGATTCGTGAACTTCGAAGGTTAAGCCGAGCGTCGTCGTCTCTAAGCCGTCATCGCCAGACACGGATTTGTATTGCCGAATATAATTGGCATTAGGCTAGAAACATTAACAAagacatgaaataaatacttcgttttttttttttgcttttaaattATCAGATTAAATCGGTGCCTTAATCGATTCATTGTTTATCTTTGGTTTTTCAAATAGAccgcttaaattttttttttgctttaggGAACTTGAAGGTGTCAAGTGCTGTCAACTCTCTTAAAATGTAAAACGCATATACAGCACATACCTTCCTCTCGTCGTTTATGTACCAACGGATGTTGGCTGCCGGTTTCGAGGCGGCCGAAGTGCAGTTGACGTCGACTAAATCACCGGCTTTGTAACTATTCTTCCCTCCTAAGTTAGTTTTTtaacggttttttttatttgttagtttttttttataagatgGTTACCAACTCAACGGATTTTTGATCAAACACTTACCTGTTATGGTCGGTTTCTTTTTAGGAAGTACTACCAcctttgaaatcaaattttaaaaaaattgtaaaaatgagATGAATAAGTTAAAGCAAATTAAAGCAACAAGTCATTgcataaaataagaaacgtCACAACTATGTCGATTTCCAGAAATATTCCATGCATATGCTGAACATTATAGATTTTTGTagtacaaaaatagatttgtaAAATATCAGGATTCATTTTGGACTAACCTCCATGTGACCACTGCCGCTGACGGAGGAGAAACTGGGGCCTTCAGCAGACACCtggaatttttattacatCGTTATTACGTACGATGAATTccattcaatcaaattttcttaattCATTCAAGTTGATCATACCTCACATCTGTAGTTACCAGTGCTGGCCAAACTCACCCGCGACAGGTAAACGCGTTGCCAATCTGACAAggttttctaaattttgaaatttaaaaa
The sequence above is drawn from the Daphnia pulicaria isolate SC F1-1A chromosome 1, SC_F0-13Bv2, whole genome shotgun sequence genome and encodes:
- the LOC124329499 gene encoding uncharacterized protein LOC124329499; the protein is MIHMNFRLIQWVAVTLFIYQLPRGVEGIQLLQVSVPSVIQAGEGAALLCDVDMENERLYSVKWYRGDEVESVEFFRFVPRETPQLIVYNLPGINVNKTLSDWQRVYLSRVSLASTGNYRCEVSAEGPSFSSVSGSGHMEVVVLPKKKPTITGGKNSYKAGDLVDVNCTSAASKPAANIRWYINDERKPNANYIRQYKSVSGDDGLETTTLGLTFEVHESHLQNEGKLTLRCVTSVNSFPSDNSHHNNNQYHSNSNNNPPPAASTASLGGYETNDGGRTSPPEHFYNPLIIETMSMSSEVRFEASSGSISSIPFRPRWMGPICVLVAAVANGILRLPRSLL